TCGAGCGTAATGCGGTAATAAGTATCCTCCACATGGTTTGCGACAAGCCCCGAAAGATACTGGAGCGCATCCAGGGTCTCCCCGCGATGGCCGATGATGAATCCGATGTCGTCCCCCGAAAGCGACAGAAGGGCGCCGCCTTCCTGCTCCTGAACGGAAATTTCCACATTGGAAAGGCCCATTTTCTCAAGGACGCTCTTCAAATAAGCCGATGCCGCCTCCGCCGGATTCTGCTTGGTATACGCGCGAACTTTTGCGGGTGCTCCGCCGAAAAGACCGAATTTCTTTTTTTCAGGGAGTTCTAGAATTTCAAACTCCGCCTCATGTGATTCCACGCCAAGAATCCTGCAGGCCTCCTCAAACGCCTGCTCCACGGAATCGCCTGTCGCGATTGCTTCTTTCATCACATTCGCACCTCCAATAATCGCTTTTCTTTTCCTACTTTTTTGTCCCGAGATAACCGCTGGAGCCGCCGGA
This window of the Ruminococcaceae bacterium BL-6 genome carries:
- a CDS encoding Jag protein produces the protein MKEAIATGDSVEQAFEEACRILGVESHEAEFEILELPEKKKFGLFGGAPAKVRAYTKQNPAEAASAYLKSVLEKMGLSNVEISVQEQEGGALLSLSGDDIGFIIGHRGETLDALQYLSGLVANHVEDTYYRITLDIGNYREKRKETLEILGRKIASKAVKTQRNCPLEPMNPYERRIIHTAVQEVPGAKSWSEGEDLNRHVVVGPEGGEKPQFRRNGYGGGRRRGPGRPQGGNRPRGGASAASAPVKPPAPKTGNGPLYGRVDVKK